In the Sarcophilus harrisii chromosome 1, mSarHar1.11, whole genome shotgun sequence genome, one interval contains:
- the E2F5 gene encoding transcription factor E2F5 isoform X2 encodes MDDSINNRFSYITHEDICNCFNGDTLLAIQAPSGTQLEVPIPEMGQNGQKKYQINLKSHSGPIHVLLINKESSSSKPVVFPVPPPDDLTQPPQVSTPVTPQKPNTETQNLPEQHTLTRSQHLQQTPVSDTPSGSISGDIIDELMSSDVFPLLRLSPTPADDYNFNLDENEGVCDLFDVQILNY; translated from the exons ATGGATGACTCCATTAACAACAG ATTTTCTTACATAACTCATGAAGATATCTGTAACTGTTTTAATG gaGATACACTTCTTGCAATTCAAGCACCTTCTGGTACACAGCTAGAGGTACCTATTCCTGAAATG GGCCAGAATGGACAAAAGAAATATCAGATAAATTTAAAGAGTCACTCAGGACCTATCCACGTGCTGCTTATTAATAAAGAATCCAGTTCCTCTAAGCCTGTGGTTTTTCCTGTTCCTCCACCTGATGACCTCACACAACCTCCTCAAGTCTCTACTCCAGTCACTCCACAGAAACCTAATACAGAGACCCAGAATCTGCCTGAACAACACACCCTTACCAGAAGTCAACATCTTCAGCAGACACCAGTTTCAGACACACCCTCAG GATCTATTAGTGGTGATATCATTGATGAATTAATGTCTTCAGATG TGTTTCCATTATTACGGCTCTCTCCTACTCCTGCGGATGACTACAACTTTAACCTGGATGAGAATGAAGGAGTGTGTGATCTCTTTGATGTACAGATACTAAATTATTAG
- the RBIS gene encoding ribosomal biogenesis factor codes for MGKNKGKGQKIKDVFHIAKKNLKAKNKAKPVTTNLKKINIVNEEKVRTANKAFIDIQKELAHFSKRLSLEPLPDHLCSSGETITVDDATRLMAQL; via the exons ATGGGGAAGAACAAAGGGAAAGGGCAGAAGATCAAGGATGTATTTCATATTGCTAAGAAGAATTTGAAGgctaaaaataaagcaaaaccagtTACCACAAATCTCAAGAAG ataaacattGTGAATGAAGAAAAAGTTAGAACTGCAAATAAGGCATTCATAGATATCCAAAAAGAGCTTGCACACTTCTCGAAAAGGCTGTCACTTGAACCACTACCTGATCACTTG TGCTCTTCAGGTGAAACAATTACGGTGGATGATGCTACAAGATTAATGGCTCAgttgtaa